The proteins below are encoded in one region of Streptomyces roseirectus:
- a CDS encoding non-canonical purine NTP pyrophosphatase, which produces MSGLKLAMCTGNSGKFRTAQEHLAPWGIEVEQAVVDLDEIQTTSVAEIARHKARQAFAAIGRPLFVEDSGFYIEEFGGWPGPMVKQALEAFGPEGFTHLADRTATRACRFASAAVYVDAEGALHTFADDSRKPGTIAKVPDRGSGERSWSDLWSIFVPEGATTTLAALPEAEQERVFAEWRTTSVVAALGAWLAENPPRA; this is translated from the coding sequence ATGTCGGGCTTGAAACTGGCCATGTGCACAGGGAACTCGGGCAAGTTCCGCACGGCTCAGGAACACCTCGCCCCGTGGGGCATCGAGGTGGAGCAGGCGGTGGTGGACCTGGACGAGATCCAGACGACGTCGGTCGCGGAGATCGCCCGGCACAAAGCCCGACAGGCGTTCGCGGCGATCGGGCGCCCCCTGTTCGTGGAGGACTCGGGCTTCTACATCGAGGAGTTCGGCGGCTGGCCGGGGCCGATGGTGAAGCAGGCGCTGGAGGCGTTCGGCCCCGAGGGGTTCACGCACCTCGCGGACCGCACGGCGACGCGGGCGTGCCGGTTCGCCAGTGCCGCTGTGTACGTCGACGCGGAGGGCGCCCTGCACACGTTCGCCGACGACTCCCGCAAGCCCGGCACCATCGCGAAGGTGCCGGACCGGGGCAGCGGTGAGCGTTCCTGGTCCGACCTGTGGTCGATCTTCGTCCCAGAGGGCGCCACGACGACGCTCGCGGCGCTCCCGGAGGCCGAGCAGGAGCGGGTGTTCGCCGAGTGGCGGACGACGTCGGTCGTCGCGGCGCTCGGCGCGTGGCTGGCCGAGAACCCGCCTCGAGCCTGA